The DNA segment CTGGGGGATGTGGGCAGTCCCGCGTTGCAGGCCGCCGTCGAGGCGGGCCTGCCGGTGGGGCAGGTGCCCACCCTGGATCTGCCCCACCAGACGCGCGAGCCGCTGTTCCAGGACCATTACGATCCTGCGCGTGACCTTGCCCCCGACCTGGTTGAGCACGTCTCCACTGTGGCCACCCTGCCCGTGATGGTGGGCGGCGAGGTCAGCGGCATTCTCAACGTTCCTCTGTTCGGGCAGCGCCCGTGGAGCGCCGCCGATCAGGCGGTCCTGAGGACGACGGCCCACAGTCTCGGGCTGGCCCTGGAACGCGCCGAGCATGCCCGGCAGTTGAAGGCCCAGCGAGACCTGTTGCAGGTGTCGAACGAGGAACTTGAGGCCTTCACCTACTCGGTCTCGCACGACCTGCGCACCCCGGTCCGCCACATCATCAGTTTCAGCGACCTGCTGCGCCGGTCCCTTCCCGCCCCCCTCAGTGACAAGGCCGAGCGCTACTTCGGCATCGTCCGCACCGCCGCCGACACCCTCAACACCCTGATCGACGGCATGCTCGACGTCTCCCGCGCCTCCCGCCAGCCACTGAGCCCGGTCCAGGTGGACCTGGACCGCGTGTTCGCCGCCGTCCGTCACGAGCTGAGCGTGGCCCACCCGCAGCGCCAGATCGTCTGGCAGATCGGCCCGCTGCCCACCGTCCCCGGGGACCTGAGGCTGCTGCGGCGGGTGATCACGGCGCTGCTGGACAACGCGGTCAAGTACAGCCGCGGGCGGGAGCCCGCGGTGGTCACGGTCTGGGCCGAGGACCAGGGCCACACCTGGGCGGTGTACGTGCAGGACAACGGCGTGGGATTTAACCCGCAGTACCGGGACAAGCTGTTCACGATGTTTCAGCGGCTGCACCGCCAGGAGGAGTTCGAGGGAGCGGCGGTGAGCCTGGCCAACGCGCGGCGGATCGTGACGCGGCATGGAGGCACGGTGACGGCACACGGCGAGCCGGACCTGGGCGCCACCTTCGGCTTCGTTCTGCCCAAAGCCCTACCGTGATGGCCCGTGGCTGGCCGCTGCCAATCAGCCCAAGGCAGGCTGGGCTGATCCTCTCGGTGCCAAAGAAATGGACAGGCGGGCGCGGCATGGGTGCGTTCGCGTTCCGCCTGTGGTTCGGCTCCAGGCTGGGGGGCGGGGGAGACCTGTCTTTCCTCCCACGTCGATAGGGCAGCGCTTCCGGGGCGTCCGACAGGTGCCGTGTGTCTTGCGCCTGACCCGTGAGCGCGCAGGGACGTCCAGTCACGCCCGGATCAACCCCCGAAATCCAGTCCCCAGTCCACCTGGTTGCCCACCATCCGCTGGCGCTTGGCGCGGTACATCCGGGCGTCGGCCAGGGAGAGCCACTCGTCCAGCCCCGCGTCCGGGGCCAGGTCGGAAGGCAGCCGGGCCACGCCCCCCTGCAGGCAGAGGGGACTGGTGAGGTCCGGCCAGGCCGCGGCGCGCATCCGGTGGGTCAGCTGCGTTGCCAGGGCGTCGAGCTGCCCGGGGTCTCCCCACACCAGCAGCGCAAATTCGTCGCCGCTCAGCCGGAAGGCACTATTGGGCGCTGCGAACACCTGGGTCAGCGCCTGTCCCAAGGTCGCCAGCACCACGTCGCCGACCTGATGCCCGTGCGCGTCGTTGATCTGCTTGAACTCGTGGACGTCGAGCATAATCAGATTGAGTTCGCGGCCGTCGTGGCGGGCCGTGTCCATCATCCCCGGCACATCATGGGAAAAAGCCCTGCGGTTGAGCAGGCCGGTGAGGGCGTCGGTGCGGGTCAGTTGCCTGAGTTCCTCGCGCAGCGCCGCGTTTTCCAGCGCAATGGCGACATGCTGGGCCAGCAGTTCAAGAAATTCCAGATCGGTCCTGTCGAAGGCCCCCGGCTCGTAACTCTGAATCGACAGCACGCCCGCCCGTCTGCCCTGGGTTTCCAGCGGCACGAACAGCATGGAAAGAGACTGTTGCTTCATCTTTACAGTCTCCTGGCGGATGTCCTGAACGATCCCGCCGCCCTTGAGCATGCGCCGGACCCGGGCCGGGTGCTGCGCCATGTACGCGAAGATGTGCGGCACGCAGAGGGACTCGCCATGCAGCACGCTTTCCATCAGGCCTTCAGGGCAGTAGG comes from the Deinococcus aerolatus genome and includes:
- a CDS encoding GGDEF domain-containing protein; translated protein: MPRSETTLLSRYSQLVQVLASLARNSHEVEAVVQAVHQQVGTLFPAHVTLLALRQPDGDWCWEMYEGERRFTEHLPYCPEGLMESVLHGESLCVPHIFAYMAQHPARVRRMLKGGGIVQDIRQETVKMKQQSLSMLFVPLETQGRRAGVLSIQSYEPGAFDRTDLEFLELLAQHVAIALENAALREELRQLTRTDALTGLLNRRAFSHDVPGMMDTARHDGRELNLIMLDVHEFKQINDAHGHQVGDVVLATLGQALTQVFAAPNSAFRLSGDEFALLVWGDPGQLDALATQLTHRMRAAAWPDLTSPLCLQGGVARLPSDLAPDAGLDEWLSLADARMYRAKRQRMVGNQVDWGLDFGG